CATGAAACACCCCTTGAGTACAGAGGATCAACACATAAAACTTTACTGAGCTTCTTCGGAACCTGCCTCCTGTTTCTGATTTCATTAAATCCTTTTCCTTTTGGTTCTCATTTAATCCATTTCAATTTGTACGTCTCATCGTTTCTCatgcattttctgtcttttttcatttttgcttcatttaTCTCCACGTTATAAAAATACTGCCCAATATgctaaagtgtttttttttttatcaatactTTAATACTGAACTTTGTAACAGTTATGCAAATAAAGGAAAGTTGAAATTGTGAGAAAGGGTGAGATTGAGTCCCCAGTAATAAACTGCACAGTGCTGCTTATGCACTTAACACTTGTGTGCAATCCCACCTGTATTTTGGATGTGTAATAGCGTATATGATGGGGTTGTGGATCGCAGAGGCTTTGGCGATCACGGCAGGAACAGAGTTCATGTAGGGGGTCAACATGTCAGCGTACCTGTGAgacaagagagaggggagcagggACAGAGGTAGTTGAGAGGGAGACAAATGAGACAGGGAAACGAGACACGTCCACGTGACGGGGGCTTCGGCGGCCGTGTTGCCTTGTACGAGATCCGTCGAGAGAGGTAGGGGGGAAATAAGCTGCGCTAGACGGTGCGTAATGTAGATGTCTAATCAAGTTATACGAAAAGTACCAGCAATCCCATATAATAATCACATGTCCTATCAAATTAAACTGCCTTTCTCCCCGTAAGTAATAGCACACTGGTTTATAAAATAATGTCCTGACTCCAACACTCTGCTACAGAAGGAAATATTTTCATGCAGATAGCTTTGTTTGTCATTTGGCcaggttttaaaatgtctgtcacTGATATATGATATCTCTATCTAGTACAATTGTCATAATGGATCATGTGAATAAGATCTGGTGGCCACAACATCGAGGAAAAAGTTGGATAATCAACAAATCTGGGATCTGAACAGTAGGATACTGGAAAAGACTCTCTGCTGTTGAACTTTAGATCTCCAAttggtgattttctttttgtccagttTGGGGTCAGGTGAAACTGAGTTATTAGTTACTTTTTTGATGCTTTGAAACCAAAACTATGACACGGAAAATCATTGTAAAGCTCCACAGAAATGAGGGGTTTGTAGATACTTCTCAGTGGGTTCATCACATTAAATGACCAATTTCCAATGGTCCATTATTAATAATCCTAAAGTATCAGTACTAGAGTTTTCTGTTCTGATCGAGATGTTTGGAAATCACTTGATTGAAATGAAAGTCTCTTTAGCAGTCattgatacacacacacctacccaGCGAATGCAGTGAGGGCCACGCAGGAGTAAGGGGCCCAGGAGATGACGAACAGCAGGATGACGATGAGGGCGATCTTGGCCATCTTCCATTCACTCCTCATCTTATGGAACTTCTTCGCAGAGTCTCTGGTTCCCTGGCTGTTGATCTTTGATATCGCcctggcaaacacaaacacactcaccacGGTTAAGAaggtttgcttttgttttcaacgGGATCAAAACATGATGGATGAAATTTCCTCCCGTCAGAGTTTATTGTAGTTTTACTCagttaaatcattttgaaagtAAATTACTATTGGAGTTGGACAAATGTTGTATATTTGTGCGCACACAAACGCATGCAATTTCATCAGCGCCTGCTGTACATTGCCAGCGTCGACTGCAGGAGCAGGACTAGTTTTCAAGTGGAACAAGACGTCATCGGAAATCGATAAGAAAGGCAAGACACGTCGTTACTCAACAAGACATGAGTATCAACGCACTGTTATCAGCCCTGTCACGGAAACCCATGTCTTCAACAACACATAGGTGGTGGGAGCATTACTAAacataaacagtgtgtgtgtgtgtgtgtgtgtgtgtctgcaccaaCCGTGTTGCGTGTCGGATGGCTCTGAAGATGCAGCAGtagcagatgatgatgatggagagagggatgaagaagaCAAAGGTAAAGAGCAGCATTGTGTAGGAGCGGACAGAGGGGGTAAAGGTCATGTAGTCCCAGGAGCAGGACGTCATCATACCCTCCGGGACATAGGCACCTGTGTGAGAACATGTACACTTGAGTTGCTGGTTCGCACGCGGTGAAGTTTAACAATTCCTACTTTATGGCAGTTGTACAACGCCTAGCTTTTTCACAATCTGAAAGACCCTGAACTGCTTTTTGTAATAAAGACAAGTCTGTCCTGACAGATGTCCCCCAAGTGTCTCCTTACAACTACCTGAAGGGCCTGGATTTAGTGCCTCATTTGACAGTCCAAATGTTAGGCTCTATCATGTGGGTACATAGCAAATACAGAAGCCAGAAGAAGGAAGTGAAGAACCACTTCTGTGAAACCACCAAGCAATAAACACATAGTTTTGTTGAacacaatatacaatatgtCCAACCTTCTTAACTTGTGGTCCAATCCAAGCGATAGGGACATAAGGAAAGCATATGGCCTAATTAACTAGTACAAAAGTTATATTTATATCACATATTATTATAGAGTTATTATATGATCTAAGCCTATCCAATGTCTAAACTATATTTCCAGGGAAATAATCATAATCCAAATGATAGTACAAAACATGTGCACAGAATACATTCATGAATTATTTGGTTGCATTACTTCATATGGCTTTTATCAGTCAGTTTATATATACTCTACTTGGATTGTAGAGCCCATTTATGGACTTTTGATTTTGGCATCTTGGGGTCggatttaaatttgtttgatttattattgCTGTTGGAGTGCCCCAGGGCTCTATACTCGATCCTTTACTTTTCTCTGTGTACCTGCTGCCACtcagtgattcatttttatcCGACTGACAGTTGTAATTCCCCTTCATCATCACAATCTCCAGCAACTGAATGACCTGCACAGCTGTGTAATACAACCAAGTGCATATGAATGGGGTTTTCCTACTCATACCCCAGTTCCAATGACTGACTGTGTTTTGGTGCGTTCTTTGGTCCCCTCCGTAATTCAAATCCTGTCCAAACAACAGTCTGAGTCTTTCACAATGAAAGGTTCCTGTTACTGATTTTTTCAACAATTCAGTTAATTCCCATTTGGGAGCTCACGCAACACGTGACACTTGAAAAGTAGAGCTACCCTCGATAACCTCTCTTCAAATGCTGCTCAGTGGCTATAATGTCAGCTACATGTAAGCATGAGGTGATCTGCGTTCTGATAGCTGATCTTAAATTGAACGTATTTGGCATGTTGACAAAAGACCAATCACGACCTATAGTAGTACACCCTTCAGAAGGAATTCGAGatgctgacacaaacaaaaacagtgagAGACGTACGATGGGGGAGCTCGACAAATGAAATCCCTCGGAGGAATCACACTAATCAATAACGACTTGGTTTCCAGGTCCCTGCGGGTAACTGTACTCACTCCAGCCAAAGAAGGGGGGGAGGCTCCAGCCCATGGAGTAGACCCAGGCAACCGCCAGGATGCTAAGGGCTTTCCTGCGAGACATCACCCCCAGAGAGGCCAGAGGCCTGGTGATCACCACGTACCGATCCAACGCAATCACCATCAGTGTCATCATACTGCAGATACCAAACAGCGCGCCGCAGAAGGCATACAACTCGCAACCTGTGTGTGGAGAGGTGAGGTAGGAAGGGGAAACATATTTCTACATGTTGTAAAAGACTGTAGCTTTCAggataaaatacattttttggcaGTGGTTTCTTCAGCAATTGAACAGCAGTTGCAGCCGATTCGGCAATTTCCGAGATCATTAGAATGTATGTTTTGCTCGTGTCATATTAGAAAACATACACGCCTGTGCTAACTGGTCATTTTGTATAGACTGTaaggtgagattttttttgtctgtacatCTTCATGTCTTTTCCAAGCGCATTTCTTCCAAACTAACtcattatattaataatttgtttACAGCAAATCGGGACTCTGAGATAACATTGTTGTCAGACTTGTTAGGCATCtccaaattgaatttttttacacaataagtgtTGTCGGTTGATAACAAAATCAGGCTCAATTTGATAATTGTAACTTATCAGTCTATTTGTGAGAAATCCTGCTTGaattgaagaagaagaggggaaaaagagatgGAAGAAATGTGCGCTCAAGAATGCAGGGAGGATGGGAAGGCGAGAAACAGGAGCAGTTGAGTCAGTGAATAAAACAAAGGTAATTAATAGGAGGGTATTGAatgggaaatggaaaatgaagtaATGAATGAGGGAGAGGGGCCCGAAGGTAAAGTGTGAGTAGGGGTGTCGGGTGAAGGGAAATAGAACCAAATAACATTTTGATGaacggagaaaaaaacatgtggagGACAGATAGGAGACGTGTGGAATCCACAGAACAGCATGCAGTATTCATGTttaataaatattgaatttagGTTGCACACGCAGTAATGAAGTCATTACATGCTGTGCATGGTTTCATTCAGACGCTGCCACTGCCTTGACTTCTAACACATCTCTTTCCATCCCGTAATGTAGCGTGCCGTTCTCGACGGACTCTGTTACTATGCTAAATGTATCCATAACACACTGACTAAACACTCAACCTTCACTTCATGTGCTGTTGTCCCTCAGGGACGATTACCATCCTGAGTGTATGATTACCATCGACATGTCACACATCGTGTGGTCCCGGTGCCAAGTCATCACATCCAAGCACGAGGAAATCTTTCTCAAGTGTGTCGCCCGTgtgaagaaaatcaaacaaataccACTCAGGCAATTATTAATTATGCATCACAATGACTTTCTGTCTGTCGTCCtgactgcctgtgtgtgtgtttggccgcCCCTTTTTTTAAGTTAGCGAAACTAATCAAGTCCAGATTGGCTCCCAAGGAACAGCAGATGTTCTCTGGAGATGAAGAACAATACTGTATATCGAAGTCCTGGGGGCGTTTTGTGGTTACCGGCAAAGTCCACTACATCGTGGTCAAGTCAAGATGACGAGTTCAGCAACGGAAAGGTTGCTTGATGCGGTCCTTGTCACGTTCAGGTGTACTTATGTGCGGTTGTGTTTCAGTTGCGGCATGTTGTTGTGCATTTTACCAACTAATAGAATCATTCTCGTGTTCAATATGTAAAATTAAGAGTCATCATGCTCATGTCAGCGTTTTAATGATTCTCAAAGTGAGAATCGTGCTAAACATGCCAATGTTTAGGAGGCAGCTTCTCCAAACTGATGGAAATCGGTTCATTGTATTTAAAGACATAGAAAAATAACATCTATGTTAATTTGTTATATCTGTTTTTCTTGGTATATGTCAAATTTATCAAGACTGCACTCCcgtaaaaaaaggtttaaaaaaaaaaagatcatgtcACATCCTGTACTACATATAGAGTACATACCTTTACAACTTTCAGTCGTATGAAACTGCATTTTGACTCCATTACATATTGGCTGGAGTTCCGTGCTTGGATATCATAGATAATTGGCATTACCAAGAGAGCTATTGTATTTCTCCGTAGGCTCCTACCTCCTCTGTACTGAGGTCCAACACCTCAAAAATGCTCTGATAGCTTTTTTGTCTGTTAGAAAAGGTTACGACGGCAcgcatggggggaaaaaaaggaggatcaACAATTTTTCGCGGTGCTTCATTCGACTTATTGTTGACATCCCTGCAGCTAATAGAAACGCCCCGGCATTGAAGAGCGCATGGAGAGCGTTGACGTCTATGAATTCTGGCAAAATAGGACGGGCGAACACAAAAGGCAAAAGCTCAGTTTGGCTTTTGCTTTGTTATGTCCATTCATCTCGTGCATATTTGACctcgactctctctctgtcttttgaaaAGCTAAGCTaggaatgaaagagaaaggcTTCTTAGGCATTGGGCCGGGATAAAAGCATGAATCCTCTCACAGTAACCGCTGCTCAAGAGTTGAGCGCCTGGTCTGACAGTTCCACTGGCTGTCTTCATATAGGTCAGGACAACTCCTGAAGGAAGACGCAGTGCTTCCGATTATCAGTGTTTGAATTGTGGAGAGAGGCATCTGTTTtaccacctctctgtctctgttcccCACAGGTTGCACACCgatgtacaacacacacacacacacacacacacacacacacacacacacacacacacacgagtgtaTATGAATTACCATGAGTCGGTTGTTGGGCAGATTACATTGTGCAGCGTTTGATAATAAAACcaggtgtgaaaatgtttttgcagtgaagtaaaaatgtgtgtgcatgtgttgtacCTTTCTTTCCAAAGATCCATCGCTTGTGCATGCTGGTGATGAAGAAGACGGGTGTCTGGGTGAAACACATGAGGAAGTCCGTGACTGCCAGGTTGATGATAAAAATGTTGGACGGCGTCCGCAAGCCCCGGCTCCTgcaagacacaaacacacacacacacaaaaaatttaataaatacaaaaaaaatgaagtttattttgcaaatgcaaaaacttgataaatacaaaacaaacttaagtttattgcaaacaaaaaacacccacagTACCTGCAGAAAGCATATATGACGAGGAAGTTTCCCAGCATGCCTGTGATGCCCACGGCCAAGATGACAATACCAATGGTGTAGTGAGCGTGGTTTGGGACGTCGGCCGTTGGGAATGGGTGGCTCGGACCTATGGAACCCTAGCAACGGTAAAAACAAGGATCAATTAATCCCGAATCAGGGGATCATGATAAAAAAGCCAAATGCAAAAGGGTGggaggaatatatatatatatatatatatatatatatatatatatatatatatatgacattatttacttaattattaattaattattatatgtTCATAtagattatgttttcattttcctttcttaatttttcatttcagtattATAAATTCCCCTTTTGTACTGCAAAATTGCTATTTcgaaacatacatttttctttccgCTGCtacttcccttttttcttgttttgcatTTAATCAATagcaataaaatatattaaaacattttgccatttcctttttaattctcCATATTGCCTGCGGATTTCATTTGGGTGAAACAATCCTCTACAGAAAAGACAAGAGATGTGTTTCAGCATACGTGTCTTCAGTGATGAAGAGGCCTGTTGACATTTAAAGCAATGCAACTTGACTGCGTTATTTCATGATGTCTATATTTGGGGACATTCAAACTTTATGCTTGAGCGTAAGTGCGTCTGCAAGTATTAGATTAAAGCCTCGGAGTGAGAGAAAATCCACTTAGTCTGCAGGAGCCCACTCTGAATGACCTCTATACACCACAAATACACTCTGTTTAACTAACCGGATTCTTTTCAGTAGACTGATTAGGGTATCAATAATTGGTTTGAAGTGCTAGTATGTGCTTTAAAACATCAATTGGTGACTTCAAGCGACCTACAGCACATCGGTACCCACTCGGTGCAGCTCTTCCTGATGAAAAGCCGGGAGAAGATGAAAGCATCTGTCCACGCTTTATGCTCCAGTGACGATTTCTTTTTTGAAGGTCGCCGAGCGATCAGCGCATATCGACCTCCGTCGGCAACAAAGGAGCTCTACAAGGTACCTGCCGGAGCTTACACTAGGGAGCCTACGGTATTTGTCACACGCAAAGTTTTGAAAAGTCTTACGAACAGAACAGTGCAACGAGTAAAAAAGGAGTTAAACCAGAAGGCAGGGGTTGAAAATACACTGCTATTCTTCAAAAGACGCACGCTCACGGTTAGTGCTGCTCAGATGAGAACTGAACCATCTCTAGGCCTCGACTGCTGGGGCGAAGTCCCACGGTGcccccctcccatcccctcACGTCTACATGTCACTAACTTTGCAGGAATGTCTGACTGCAGATCTGACCAGGACTCAGCTATTTCTTGTTATTATCTTTACCCTATTATTTATCTTACTAACATTATTCTTGGTGGCGCTGTCATTGCTGCTGTTGTCATTAATAACAGTATcgcatctataagtgtcactattattattgtcatcatgAGAACCAGTCTGACAGAGATAAATACAACAGCTACGCAACTgttccccatctctctctctctctctctctgcctccctttccacccacacctcctctctccccgaCCGGTCGCGGCGGATGTCAGCAAGTACTtactcattgtgggaactgttgagtttctctgtaatatCGTGAGGTCccgacctcactgtgtaaagtttCCTTGAGATAGTGTTGTGATTTGCCGATTTACAGTGTTTGCAGTGTTGCTTAAGTCAAACGACGTTTCTATggtcagatatatatataaaaaaaaaaaaaacatcatcatcgcTGCAAAATGATATACTGTGGATTATTATGTGGACGGATGCCAACAATGCAAATATTCCAGAAATTAtctttgcaaatgtatttaGATAAAGTAAATGCACTCACTTACACAGTCAGTGTGTTAATATGAGTGTGAAGTTTTTTACCTTATGTTCAGAAAATTTAACTCTTTGGCTTTTgggataccccccccccccccaaaaaaagaagtaaagatcaatgaagcaaaaaacaaaaaaaaaaggagttatGGTAGTTGTGGTTTTTTATCCATAAAAGCagatttttgtgtgtaataaaCACCTCAGCACAACTCCAGAGAATTCATGTCAGAAATCCTGGCAACACTCCTCTGCATTAAAACTTTCCTTTTGTCTCTTCCCGGGAACACGCGCGCACGCGATTTTCACTAAGCTCAATCTTCCTGAGTCGCCCCAGTGTTCAACGGGATGACACACATATCCGTTCATTAATCCTACACATTtaagtgtgcagtgtgtgtgtgtagtgtgtgtgttttctgtgtctgcgtgtctcCGGCTTGTCCAACATCTGTTTCAGCAATCCCGCTTTTTTCCCGCGGAGTCAAGAGCTCCTGTCGGTGAAAAGGAGGTCATCTGAACAGTGCGGGGAGAAGTGATGGAGCGGTTATGTAAGCAAGTTGCGAGTGAAAAGGTCACGGGGTCACGGGGATGTGTTGCTGGAAGACGGGGGACGGGTGAAGTGACGGTGGGATGCAGAAGTGGCGTATGTATATGTGGACTGTAAACACACGTAGATCCAGCGTCACTGCTGATGTGGTGGATCACACTCAAGGTCCCTGCGGTcgttttcctccttttcactCTCCCAGCTGGATCTCCTTCTtactttccttctccctccacaAGCACTGCTGAAAAACCAATCCCCGTTAGAATCTCTCTTTCACGTGTGTTCCTTCGTTCCCTGAATCTCTCCATCagccctctccctcctgctgctgcttcctctcatGTCGTCCGCCTCCTTGAGCTGGAGCAGCCCTGGGCCAGATTAATGGCGATCTCACGGCAAGGTGGAAGGAGCGGCACAGCCAGCGGCACGGCACCGACGTCTCCTCTATGTTTGTGCAGGATTTACAGGCTGAAGTAGTGGGTGGTAATATCTGTCTCCGATGTACGCTCCTAAGGCCATAACGCCAGCATGTCTGGGTTTTACTTTTTATCGTCAGTGCAGAGCaagaaatataaatttaaatggAAGAGAGGGTTCGAGTCAACAAAAAGACGTGCATGAACGTACAACTCATAGCTATGTACACGTGCTACCTAACATATACTGTGTGAACACACGGACGCATTGGCGCTCATGTACCAAACCGAAAACTGCATCAGTCTGCAACAGCCATAAACAGGTCCTGTGTCGACAGCATGCTCACACTCATAATCAGTGCAGCggttcatttacagtaaagAAGTGTATTTTCACTATAAACAAGTCTTCGTCATCTGACCGTGTAGCCACTCAGATATATTGCttcagaaaaactgtaaaaaaaaaacttgtctgCACACCATTGACTGTACGTAAAAATGGAAATAGTCACTGGGTCCGTAAAGTGAAACCAATGCCAGTATTCTCTTGAAtgcccagcagagggcgactagactggtcagtttctatagaagtctaggAGAAAATGACCCTGCTTCTCACTTGAACGTCAGTTAACATTGTCCTCAGCAGCCCGTTTCAAGCACGATGTTAGTTttgttatcattatcattgtgtAAAAATAGACGATAAATCACGGTATGCATTGAAGagtggatacagcatgattgacatatcgtccaataggtgcaggtcgcaggtgtaggtggaggTGCGGGGGACAAACTCTCAGTCAGGTCACACCACCCGCCCCAAATTACTTATTTTacttctgaatttaaaaaaaacaacaacagcgctCTGGGCAAGATTTCAAcacaaggcttcaaaacggcagatgacaaacaaattggtgacgtcacggtgggttgcctcttgcagacagacagacagacagacaactgcAAAAGTTGTCAAAACTGCACCTATTGTAGTTTGCGCTACAGTAGCCACATTCAGACACATCGGCACAATCCGCCAAACTGAATCTGTCACACATTCTATCACATGTCACGAGCAAGTTGTTAACAGCCTGAGCTGGCAAATAAAGGACTATCTGCAATTTCAGAGGCCAACTCATCTGTTTATTGACCCACTCTAATCAACAGCCAGAGGACAAGggccaccccaccaccaccaccatctctctctcacacactcacacacacacacacacacacacacacacatcagcagcaaaagacacatctgttttttcctcacagCCTCTCCCCTTGCacaaatgtgtgcatgcatacatACGTAACAATTCATAAattagacatatatatatatatatgtatttttttttataattcaccAAAGACTGCAGATGAGTTGGatgatcgagagagagagagagagagagagagagagagagagagaaagagagagagtagaaAAACAGTGCTCCGGAGAGAAACAAGGAAAACCTGGAGAgcttttaaatgaaaaccacaCTTATTATTCTGGAGTAGAAGATCACATCTGtctgaggagaagctgctgcccTCGGGCACCGATTCAGTATCAGCTTTCCCAGCAGCACTCCCACTATGAGGTCCAGACCACAACAGCTCGACCGAAGCCTGGAGGTCTGAGCTTCAAAGTCGGGATCCGAACGGAACCGTTCACACTTGTTGAACTGTACATTTGCCGCGCGGCTGCGCGCCCATGTGTTTCTCAGCGTGTCTTTAAAACAGCTGTTACTCTTTCACATCATACTCAATGTCCACCCCCCGGACTCCCAGGGCAACGTTAAAGCTGCGTGCGTTGTCTTTATTACTTTATGTTTGACTTGCGGCACAGAGGTGGATCCATTTTCCGCACATCTGTATGGGGAGGGATTTCCCTTGGAGGCTGCGCGTAAACCGATCCCTCTGTCGGacaagagagcgagggagagcgaGATTGGGTCGGAGGAGACTTGGTAATGAAAACATCTTTTAACCCAAACATCTTAGACTTTCCAGAGGGAACACGTCGTGCCATAATTGGAGCTAGATCAACGCCTCTTGGTGCAACACTCTGGTCTCAAAAGTAATTGTACCGAGCGCATGGAAGTCCTGTTGCGGGACAAACTCGCGGAAACTCATCTGAAAAAGATCATTATGAGCGATGATGCGACAAAGATACATGACtggaatttgtttgtgttatgaCGCGCGCAGCGACGCGCACATCCACCCACCACACCAGACTGTCGGGACCGTTCTCCCGGAGACCATTCCGGTGCTGACTGAACGGAGCGCTGATGCGCAGGCGATGCTGGTGTGACCCATTCATTCACTCCGAGTTGATATCTCAGCATGTCCACACCTCCCTCGTATTGTTTTCCTCAGatttaataaatgatttaaaaactaataacaaacacaaaaaaaacatgaaaccttCAAAGTTtattctccattttctcctcccCAGATGTGGTGAGTTGGTATTTGGCTGCTCTGGGTCGGACCCTGGCGCGATTACGCATCGCTGCGGCGCACGCTTGCGCGCCCGTAT
This Scophthalmus maximus strain ysfricsl-2021 chromosome 16, ASM2237912v1, whole genome shotgun sequence DNA region includes the following protein-coding sequences:
- the LOC118287922 gene encoding melanopsin-A-like isoform X1; protein product: MDSRLLIGPGFPTSDPTARAPWNISSISPHRLMELSPVATTGSIGPSHPFPTADVPNHAHYTIGIVILAVGITGMLGNFLVIYAFCRSRGLRTPSNIFIINLAVTDFLMCFTQTPVFFITSMHKRWIFGKKGCELYAFCGALFGICSMMTLMVIALDRYVVITRPLASLGVMSRRKALSILAVAWVYSMGWSLPPFFGWSAYVPEGMMTSCSWDYMTFTPSVRSYTMLLFTFVFFIPLSIIIICYCCIFRAIRHATRAISKINSQGTRDSAKKFHKMRSEWKMAKIALIVILLFVISWAPYSCVALTAFAGYADMLTPYMNSVPAVIAKASAIHNPIIYAITHPKYRSALSRYIPYLGALLCISGRDPLSSSFQSTRRSTLTSQSESKGANKTRHSSQSESESAHLSDTEEDGLSRTPVTHQLSADVKQVRRASQRSKVRSHNTGEFERTAAHNPTDPAVCHLSPITTLTEPEDISMSDMSLQPTSHLPATLDNLRAESGPRTACKPAPPVIATSISSPSILHSPPGLRGNHKLTQKLCPVVKEPLDVARLQTTALQ
- the LOC118287922 gene encoding melanopsin-A-like isoform X2, whose protein sequence is MDSRLLIGPGFPTSDPTARAPWNISSISPHRLMELSPVATTGSIGPSHPFPTADVPNHAHYTIGIVILAVGITGMLGNFLVIYAFCRSRGLRTPSNIFIINLAVTDFLMCFTQTPVFFITSMHKRWIFGKKGCELYAFCGALFGICSMMTLMVIALDRYVVITRPLASLGVMSRRKALSILAVAWVYSMGWSLPPFFGWSAYVPEGMMTSCSWDYMTFTPSVRSYTMLLFTFVFFIPLSIIIICYCCIFRAIRHATRAISKINSQGTRDSAKKFHKMRSEWKMAKIALIVILLFVISWAPYSCVALTAFAGYADMLTPYMNSVPAVIAKASAIHNPIIYAITHPKYRSALSRYIPYLGALLCISGRDPLSSSFQSTRRSTLTSQSESKGANKTRHSSQSESESAHLSDTEEDGLSRTPVTHQLSADVKQVRRASQRSKVRSHNTGEFERTAAHNPTDPAVCHLSPITLDNLRAESGPRTACKPAPPVIATSISSPSILHSPPGLRGNHKLTQKLCPVVKEPLDVARLQTTALQ